The Nicotiana sylvestris chromosome 6, ASM39365v2, whole genome shotgun sequence genomic sequence gttgtgtaaatattaagggcatgttgtccttaacttcatgaatgTTATGTAAATATTAAGGAAACAATGTCCTATATTTGCACCTTCCGTTGTTAAATTTtaggacatcatgtccttaacttcatatgaacaatgtaaatgttaaggacaccatgtccttaatatttatacAACACTCatgaagaaagggtaaaaatatatttttgtattaattttaatagagtaaTGACTATTTTTGCTTAACATTAAAAACACTGAATAAAAActaaataccatattaaaaagTGGCTATCCCACGCTATTTCTACACCAGTAGCGGTATGCATGCTCCTTTTGTAAGCCCAAATGCACATAATAGCGATTAGCGCCTCAAACTGTCCAATCCACAATTTCGAGACCCATTTACACAGCTCAACGGCCCATTTAAACGCCGTAGTTTCTAGAACCATAATAGAATTGCTTAATTCACATTTTTTTCCCCTTCACTTTGCTTTCTCCTACACGTTCACAAACCCTAGCACTAGTTTAGCCGATCGCCGTGCAGTTTCCCGGTTCACCTTACCGGAGCAGTGCAGCCGTTCGCCGGTTTGTTGCATTCTCTCTCTcagtatatatacatacatacatatattatCTCTCTCTACATATACACATATAGATACACGCGCAATGTTCTGTTCTGTTGACTTGGGAGAGTGCAATTACCTAATCAGGGGAAATTTACATGTTTTCTTAAGATAAATTTTATTCTCAAAATTTGCTTTGATGATAGAATGTATAGTATTTCGTATCCTTTGAATTCGCACCAACTGAATTATCAGGATAGAGCTTAGAAGTGGCGACATGATGAAAATTGGGTTAAGAGCACTTTTGCTCCATCAATTAATGTCAAGTTATAATTTTAGTCCGTATTATATCTTACTAAAAACACATGTAACCTTCAATTAATTGAAATGTGCGCATTTCATCCTTTTGCTCGTGAATATTCACAAATTACCAGAATTAGTGACCATTACACCATTTAATTACTCATGTGTTACAGTAAGTTAGTACTGTTACTTCATATTTGAGGGTAATATAGTTCTAAAAATAGTCTAAATATAACATATATTTCACATAAAGGGACCAAAAACACACATTGTTAACTAATTGAAGGTTAAATGGATTCAGTCATATATCACAAGGATCAAAATCAGAATTTACCAATAATCGAGGGACTAAAAGTGCTATTAATCCATGTGTGTTTTAGTTAGTCTTAGGTAAGTTTGTGGTCCTAACACATTTTAGTTAATTTTCAGGTGGTCTACCCTAAATCATCTATGGACTCCCATGAAAATGGGCGCAGTCAGCCCACGCCTAGTCGTACTGGTGGTGAGAACGAAATAGCCGGTGTGGataatggagaagaagaagaacataaTTTGAGGAGGAGAAGATCAAGCTCTAAGGTATGATGAATTTTTTGACAATTACTCCCTCCGTCTCGTGAAGTAGGAGTAGAGACCTAGCTTTCCCGTGTCTGTTAAAAGTAATGCTATACCTTTTGTCCTTGAGACTCGGATAGGTAGGACACATCTTGTATCATCATCAGCCTAGCAATGGTTGAATCAATATCAGTCACCACACAGATTTATGCTATACCTTTTGTCCTTGAGACTCGGATAGGTAGGACACATCTTGTATCATCATCAGCCTAGCAATGGTTGAATCAATATCAGTCACCACACAGATTTCAGCAGCTAACTGAATAGCCGTTATCTCTGAATTCTAATGTTGAAGCAGTGTTTTGGAGATCGAGAAGCGGAAAAAAGTGAGTTTTTTTTCATGTGAAACGCAatctaatacaaaaataaaatacattAAATAAGCATAGATAAATGGCCAAGAACTCAATAAAAATAACACATTAAGCAAAATTTTCAATTCTTAAATTAAGAAGTAAATAATAGATACCAGGACTAGATAGTCAATAATCCTCATAAGTTATAACATATTAAGCAAATGCAAAACCAAATCACAAAGGGAGCAACATACTATTCATCTACAAGATCTCCAAACTCTTGAAGTGTCATCACATTTGAGAAGAAAAAAACCCAGAGcataacaaagaaaaaagaagggcaGAACATAGAAAATAACTGCTGCAAGTCGAAGAAtcgaaaaaatagaaaagaagaaagagaaaaaagagaaaagagaagaggAGTCGAGAGGAAACAGGTAAagcagagaaaagaagaagaggaaaagaagacGAGGAAGAGAAAACTTACCTTGAAAGAAGTCGCAACACTCAAGAGAAGAGGAAGAGATGTCGCAAGGCTTGCAACAGTCCACACAGATGTTTTGGAAGAGAAGTGAGAATGTATTtgcaaaattttaaaataaaaccctagGCAGTCGTCGACCTCGCTTAAGCGAGCTTTTTTCGCTTTTCTAGCTCTCCTCACTTCTGGGCCCGAAGCGTGCGGTTTTTAACCCATGCCTCGCTTTAGGGCAGAAAAGCGCAAGGGTTGCTTCTCGCTTAAAGCGCAGAAGCGCTCGCTTTTAATAACACTGTGTTGAGGTAGGTCGTAGAGATCTATCAAGGGCTATCTTTAGCATAATTAGCATGGTTGATTGTAGAATAGCGTGACGGCAAAGGTAAATAGTTTGATTTGCACGAAGTTTACGAAagaaatgaagacttttgaaacttgcaATCTTCAACATGCCATAagatttgtgtggttataaaactTCTCATTAATTATAGAATGGAGGTTTAAGATTAGATTGTTTtctaatataaaaatatatcattCTATTTGGAACATACTAATAAAGAAATAATGTTGCATAAACCGGAACAACAGTAGTAGTTATTTTTAGTCATATTCTATAGATATTTATGGAGGAGAAGATCAAGCTCTAAGGTATGATGAAATTTGTGGCTATTCAATGCTATTATGGTCTACTTTTAATGAAATTGCAACTTTTGGAACTGTTTTTATTTAGCGTATATTTTAATCTTAGGCAAGGCTTGTCGAAGGAACATTTGATTTTGGTTGGGTTCTAGTCTGTCGACTTCTTTAATGTGTATTTTGCTCCAACATATTTTTTAAAGCTTCTTCTTTTGATTATATGTAGGAAGAGGCTAACAATTGAGTAGAAAATTATCCTTAGCATGTGATTAATTGTTTACCTTGTGATGACCTTGTGTTATAGTATCTCTTTTTCAAAATTAAGTTTGACAATGTGGAGCTAGGATGAAGTTCCTCCTATCGTCACCCCTGGTGGGCCCACCTGGACTTCAAAAtggcatttttttttgtttatggtCAAGATCATGCAGAAGGGGACAGCATATTAATTTTCTTTTGGTCATGTTATCAGTTCTACGAGGCGAATCAGTTTGGTATCTGTGAGTCATTTGAAACCTGGTTAGTTTTATCAATCTTATATTGGATATGGGTGTAAGGTGAACGCTGGTTGATGGGTTTTATCCTTAGTAGACAGCACATTATGGAAATGAATACTTTGCAGAGCAAATGTAAGAATTGGGGTTTTATATAGGTTAGTCATTGCAGGTTCCTTCTGATTTTAGTGAAATATTGGATTCACTAGAATATCTTCTTTGCATATGTAGGTTTCGTTTTATGATTGTTCTTTCAGGTGGAGTTGTTAATTTATAATTTCCTGCAGAAATAAATCAGGTGGGGTTTTATATAGGTCAGTCATTGCAGGTTCCTTCTGATTTTAGTGAAATATTGGATTCACTAGAATATCTTCTTTGCATATGTAGGTTTCGTTTTATGATTGTTCTTTCAAGTGGAGTTGTTAATTTATAATTTCCTGCAGAAATAAATCAGAGTTGTGTAGTTGGATGCTACAAAATTATGCTTTTCATTGTTTAACACCTGGTTGTTACTTGCTCCCCTTTATTGCTTCTGTTTTTGATTAACATTTCCAGTGATTTTACATCTTTCAGCACAGCTCCCATGATTATGAAAATGAAAGGGAGTCGTCAAGAAGCAGGGACAGGGAGAGGGACAAAGGACGTGATAAGGATAGAGATAGGAGTAGAGACAAGGAAAGGGATCGTGATCGCGAAAAAGATCGTGATCGTCGCCACAGAGAACGAAGTGAGAGGCGTAGGACTAGAGATAGAGATGATGATGCTACCATTTCTGATGAAGGTCCTGAGGGCCGGGAATACTGGTAATCATTGCTCATTTTAATCAGTTGTGGTAGAATTGCTGATATATGTGCCATCGCATTGGCTGTTTTGCACTTCTGTTTTTCACTTGCTTCTGGTTGGGGACAAGCCATGCATTCATGTCTGTGATTTATTTGTTGGTGCAGGCAGAAAGATTATGATAGAGATAGAGATGAGAGGCATAGACATAGGTCAAAATCTTATGAGAGAGAGCGAGAGGAAGGTCATAGACACAGGTCCAAATCGTACGACAAGGATAGAGAGGAAAGAGATAGACACAGGTCAAAATCCTATGACAAAGATAGAGAGGAAAGGCGTGGACACAGATCTCACTCAAGGGGAAAATCTGGTCATAGATCAAGATCACGTTCTCGATCTCGTTCACGCTCGAAAAGGTAAGTTCTCTGCTGTCCATGAAAAACTGATAACTGGCAGTCCTTTGGGTTTGCTCTCTATTACATAGACTATGGTACTTTTTTTCTTTGGTTATGTTGAGGAATGTCAGAATTGCACTCATGCTGGTCCAGGACATTTTATTTTTAGTCGAGCCCAACTTGTTTGGGATTGAGgcatagtagtagtagtagtagtagtagtagtagtagtagtagtagtagtagctgtTAATCCGGAAATTGTTTGTCTGATTTCAGCTATGAGTGCAATTCTGGTTCCCGTAGAATAATAAGTTTCATGCATGTAATATTAGTTCCTTCATTAGCATTGATCTTTTTACTCAGCAGGTTGAGCTAAAATGTCCTCACTCTTCTGGTAGGTAACTAGTTTGAGAAATGGAACACTTCCTTTGGTCAGGGGTGGTGAGGGTAGAAGAGATTGGTTACAATAGTTATTATAAAAGGACAATTATATGACCTAAGATCTTGGAGCAACAAAGACAACGGATGACTGGGGTTCAAATGTCAACAGATAATTTTTTTTGTTGATTTCTCTCCATCGATCTAAGCCATGTTAGCCATAGTTACCGGTACCTATATTATTGGAAGAATGCAAGTACCTAAATAGTGGAGGTGCGTCAAGCTAGCTCGGACACCCACATTAGAAAAAATGAGTTAGTACCTAGTAGCTTGGATGAATTGAAAGAGACTCAGTTGGGAACGGAAATTGTAGATATAACATTACTAGTTATGTTGGTGAAGATAATTTAattgttcattctttttctttttaacaaTACTAGTAATACTATaggtttcttctttttttttttttttgggggggggggggggggggagggggagccAGTTACTGTGGTTCCTTTATTGAAAGGTTTGTATTAGCATTTCTCTAACTGTTCTTACTGATTATGCTTGCAGCAAAAGGATCAGCGGGTTTGACATGGCACCTCCTACTTCTGCTCTGTTACCTGGTGCTCCTGCTGTTACAGGTACTTACTGATTTCTTTTATATAGGCAACATTTTGGTAActgttatttttttcttttggatgTAGTGTGGAAAGTTCTTATCAAAATGCATGGTTTCATTTTGGTATGTTGCTAGATTGGATGCTCACATTTATTTCAATTGTTTGACTGTTCATATTCTATTTCAATTGTTTTCTTGGTGAAATAACTGAGACTGAGaagatttttgttttttgttgtcTTTGGTGTTGTTTTTTTGTTTAGTATGTCTTATCTTATGTTCTAAGAAGGCAACGTTGGGCTAGTAGCCCCACTGTGCTGACAATGGGCGTGAGCCAACCGCTCTAGCTTTTATGTTCAAGGAAGACAATAAAAGGTCTCACTCATCTTCAACCAGGGTTTTTTATTTGGTAGCTTTCAAGTAATTTCTCCAATACCTGAATATATTGTGAATTACTTTTGTAATATTTACCGAAGATTATTTTGAGGAAACCTAAAAATTGTTCTAATTTTAGCAGCCGAAGTAAACAGATCTATGTGTTTAAAGGTCCTTCTCATTGATAAACAAAGAAAATATCCTCATTTTATCCCTATAAGATGCTCCTGCAGGTCAACTTCCTGCCACTGCCCCAGCTATTCCAGGAATTTTTCCTAACATGTTCCCTTTGGCATCTGCACAGGTATTTTCTCCCTTTTGGAAGTGGGAACAAtattttgttcttattttttCAATGATTTTAAAAAACTTATCTCTGCTTGTGGCAGCTTGGAGCTATTCCTGTTATGCCAGTCCAGGCAATGACTCAGCAGGTCTTAGTTGTCTCCTCAACCTCTTCATTTTGTTCAATGTTCCATTAGTAGCTCTTCATCTGCTTCAATTAGATGATCTAATTAATATGACGAGATTTCAAAATGGTCACTTAAAAGATGAAATTACAGCATTTGTCTTGAGTTTTTCTGGATGCTCTGCAACATAATCTTGTTCCTTCTGTCTTATCTAACTTTAGAAAAATTATAATGTCATGCTTTCTAAATTCTCAAATTTGGCCTACAGTTCGAGGTGGAAGGGTAATTTCAATAGACTTGAGGAAATATTTTAGTATCAGAATTTCTGGTGGAATTCTTATTTAAAATATTTGGTGGTTTTCTGAGAGTGCTTATTTCTCAGGCAACTAGACATGCAAGGCGAGTTTATGTGGGTGGACTTCCTCCGAGTGCAAATGAACAGGTAAATTTTCTTCATCCTATTTAGTTCAGATGTTTTGATTATTTTACTTATATAGTTAGCTTGGGTTCCCTATATTCAGAAAATTTGGTAGTCAAAGAGTTACCTTAGTTTGTTAGTCTGCGGGTGGTTTTCGTATATCTTTGACTCAATTCCATCATTAGTCATCCCCTCTTCATAACTTATTTGAATCTATCATTTTCTTGGCATGGATGAGGGTGGCTTGAATGTCATGGGCTACAGACCTGCTTTCATTTTCACTCAAATCTCTCTTGTAGCTTCAGCTTAGTTTTAGCTCAACTTTTCTGTCTATATTATCCCTAGACGATACCAGTGTCTAATTCGAGAAATTGCTTCAGTTATCAGCTGAAACAATGAATTAGAAATTCATGAAACTTGACATCACGATTCAAGCATTCTCTGGATAAGCATCATCTCACATGCACTTTATTAACTTCTCCATTTTTTCCTAGAAAATAAAAGTAAGTGATGCTTTCTAGCCTTTTAATGAGCCTTGAGAGATGCATTTAAGTCATTTACTGAGAAATATTGAATCTTTACAGTGCCAAAATGTTCACCAACAAACACAAAGGGCCTCATTTGTATGGGCAAATGAACTAAGGAATATATATAGGTGCATACTCTAGGAATATACTAGCTATAGGAAAAGGAAACCTTTTTTATCTTGAAAAAGATGAGAGGAAACACATTAAAAAATTATAGAGATGGTAGAAATTATACTTTATATGGGGTCCTTCAAGTTTGGGTTTGACTTATTTCTAACATTAGTCTATTCTTATGTTGAAGGTTTTGtgacttcttttttcttctataAAGAGAAGAATTATTTCTAGAACTAGTAAACCACTTGTTCAATAAATTTTGAACTTACAAATGAGATGTATTTTACTTATTTGGGCTGTACATAATTGTCTTCTGATAATATTTTATTGTTGTGCAGTCAGTGGCTACCTACTTTAATCATGTTATGTCGGCAATTGGTGGAAACACTGCTGGTCCAGGTTAGTCAAATTGAACTGTCTTCAGGTCTTAACGCAACTATGCTGTACCTATAATGCTTTAATTTTTCAATGTGTTTTCCAGGAGATGCTGTTGTTAATGTTTATATAAACCATGAGAAAAAGTTTGCTTTCGTTGAGATGAGATCCGTGGAGGAGGCCAGCAATGCCATGGCCTTAGATGGCATTATCTTTGAGGTAATCTACCTTTCTAGTTTAGGGATCAGTTTGTTGGCTTCTGAATCACTTGCAAAGACGGTATGTGAAAGGTTGGCCTGGATTCACGTATAGGCTGGTATTTGTTAAAATTCTTACCTTCATCTGAGGCATGCATTTAATGCTGGTTGTATTGTTTTTTCTTTGTATTGGTTCTTTTTCTGCTGGTTCCCTTTACTTTATAGTGGTTGATTCTTTTGCATATGTAGGACTTGTTTTGTAAGTACTATTTTTGGGGAATAATAATTTATCAGCCTTGGACTATATTTAGTTCACATTGGAGGAAACTCAAGTTTGTGCTAATATCGTCTCTTCTCGCTGTAGGGAACACAAGTAAAAGT encodes the following:
- the LOC104249367 gene encoding splicing factor U2af large subunit A-like isoform X2: MDSHENGRSQPTPSRTGGENEIAGVDNGEEEEHNLRRRRSSSKHSSHDYENERESSRSRDRERDKGRDKDRDRSRDKERDRDREKDRDRRHRERSERRRTRDRDDDATISDEGPEGREYWQKDYDRDRDERHRHRSKSYEREREEGHRHRSKSYDKDREERDRHRSKSYDKDREERRGHRSHSRGKSGHRSRSRSRSRSRSKSKRISGFDMAPPTSALLPGAPAVTDAPAGQLPATAPAIPGIFPNMFPLASAQLGAIPVMPVQAMTQQATRHARRVYVGGLPPSANEQSVATYFNHVMSAIGGNTAGPGDAVVNVYINHEKKFAFVEMRSVEEASNAMALDGIIFEGTQVKVRRPTDYNPSLAATLGPSQPNPNLNLAAVGLSPGSTGGLEGPDRIFVGGLPYYFTEAQIRELLESFGPLRGFNLVKDKETGNSKGYAFCVYSDVSVTDIACAALNGIKMGDKTLTVRRASQGTLQPKPEQESILMHAQQQIALQRLMLQPGGPPTKVLCLTNVVSADELKDDEDYEDIVEDMRTECGKFGNLVSLVIPRPRPDGEPTPGVGKVFLEYTDVEGSSRAQQGLNGRKFGGNPVVAVFYSENKFSEGDYEG
- the LOC104249367 gene encoding splicing factor U2af large subunit A-like isoform X1, which produces MDSHENGRSQPTPSRTGGENEIAGVDNGEEEEHNLRRRRSSSKHSSHDYENERESSRSRDRERDKGRDKDRDRSRDKERDRDREKDRDRRHRERSERRRTRDRDDDATISDEGPEGREYWQKDYDRDRDERHRHRSKSYEREREEGHRHRSKSYDKDREERDRHRSKSYDKDREERRGHRSHSRGKSGHRSRSRSRSRSRSKSKRISGFDMAPPTSALLPGAPAVTGQLPATAPAIPGIFPNMFPLASAQLGAIPVMPVQAMTQQATRHARRVYVGGLPPSANEQSVATYFNHVMSAIGGNTAGPGDAVVNVYINHEKKFAFVEMRSVEEASNAMALDGIIFEGTQVKVRRPTDYNPSLAATLGPSQPNPNLNLAAVGLSPGSTGGLEGPDRIFVGGLPYYFTEAQIRELLESFGPLRGFNLVKDKETGNSKGYAFCVYSDVSVTDIACAALNGIKMGDKTLTVRRASQGTLQPKPEQESILMHAQQQIALQRLMLQPGGPPTKVLCLTNVVSADELKDDEDYEDIVEDMRTECGKFGNLVSLVIPRPRPDGEPTPGVGKVFLEYTDVEGSSRAQQGLNGRKFGGNPVVAVFYSENKFSEGDYEG